One region of Vescimonas fastidiosa genomic DNA includes:
- a CDS encoding ferredoxin → MKAIVNQDTCIGCGLCISTVPEVFEVNADGKAEACGHTTDENRAAVQEAIDACPVQAISAED, encoded by the coding sequence ATGAAAGCTATTGTGAACCAGGACACCTGCATCGGCTGCGGGCTGTGCATCAGCACGGTGCCGGAGGTATTTGAAGTGAACGCAGACGGCAAAGCGGAGGCCTGCGGCCATACCACCGACGAAAACCGCGCCGCTGTGCAGGAGGCCATAGATGCCTGCCCGGTGCAGGCCATTTCGGCGGAGGATTGA
- a CDS encoding cupin domain-containing protein — MMKNIPFSQVLTLREQIAYQPGQVVSRTLVQNESVSVTLFSFDKDEEISTHESGGDAFVTCLDGVGRITIDGVEYELHQGESIVMPARHPHAVYGKEQFKMLLVVIF, encoded by the coding sequence ATGATGAAAAATATTCCTTTTTCCCAGGTGCTGACACTGCGGGAACAGATTGCATACCAGCCGGGGCAGGTGGTGAGCCGCACGCTGGTGCAGAACGAGTCGGTGAGCGTGACGCTTTTCTCCTTTGATAAGGATGAGGAAATCAGCACCCATGAATCCGGCGGAGATGCCTTCGTCACCTGTCTGGACGGCGTTGGCCGCATCACCATTGACGGTGTGGAGTATGAGCTGCACCAAGGGGAGTCCATTGTAATGCCCGCACGGCATCCCCATGCCGTTTATGGGAAGGAGCAGTTTAAAATGCTGCTGGTAGTAATTTTTTAG
- a CDS encoding DUF4364 family protein: MDAAFIHDNLEIKFLILYIAARVSRPIPVEGMQELTLCDSGIDYFSFSQCLNDLVRTEHLTLSDDGLYAITPKGLRNSEICESSLPMSVRLLTDRNVAAYNQMLLRKEQVRAQVTPRKNGTYTVTLHFSDDVDELLHLELMAATRDLAQGLADRFQKNPEQFYTRLMDTLFPKE; encoded by the coding sequence ATGGACGCAGCATTTATCCATGATAATTTGGAGATCAAATTCCTTATTTTGTATATTGCCGCCCGGGTGTCCCGGCCCATCCCCGTAGAGGGGATGCAGGAGCTGACCCTGTGTGACAGCGGCATTGACTATTTCTCTTTCTCCCAGTGCCTCAATGACTTGGTGCGCACGGAGCATTTGACCCTTTCCGACGACGGCCTCTATGCAATCACGCCCAAGGGCCTGCGCAACAGCGAGATCTGCGAGAGCAGTTTACCTATGTCCGTCCGGCTTTTAACGGACCGCAATGTGGCCGCCTATAACCAAATGCTCCTGCGTAAGGAGCAGGTCCGTGCCCAGGTCACTCCCCGGAAAAACGGCACCTACACCGTCACCCTCCACTTCAGCGACGATGTGGACGAGCTGCTGCACCTGGAGCTTATGGCTGCCACCCGGGACCTGGCTCAGGGCCTGGCCGATCGGTTCCAAAAGAACCCGGAGCAGTTCTACACCCGACTTATGGACACACTGTTTCCCAAGGAATAA
- a CDS encoding ATPase, T2SS/T4P/T4SS family, producing the protein MIALAECYSINQYEQAAHLLPIRFQRIALHLPDWQKEQAEELRLRAGHPMTVLLPRGEQSLGPEALVTQGDLEQLCDTVTGYSRYTAAETMSRGYITAKGGFRIGLCGTVVLQEGRSINLRSLSSACIRIAREIPGLADGLVDRLFQNGRYCSTLIIAPPGLGKTTLLRDLVRCLSDGTDALPAHRVSLVDERGEVAVMLEGQPQMEVGCHTDVMDSCPKSVAIPMLLRSANPQIIAVDEITQARDLAAMEEAAYCGVRFLATLHADSADDLHRRPLLQKLQKMHLFEKAITIHMADTLRRYTIRDL; encoded by the coding sequence GTGATCGCATTGGCAGAGTGCTACTCGATCAATCAATATGAGCAGGCGGCACACCTGCTGCCCATCCGTTTTCAGCGCATAGCCCTGCATCTACCCGACTGGCAGAAGGAGCAGGCAGAGGAGCTGCGTCTGCGGGCCGGCCACCCCATGACCGTTCTGCTGCCCCGGGGAGAGCAGAGCTTAGGGCCTGAAGCTCTTGTCACCCAGGGAGACCTGGAGCAGCTGTGCGACACCGTCACCGGCTACTCCCGCTATACAGCGGCGGAGACCATGTCCCGGGGCTACATAACCGCCAAGGGCGGATTTCGCATCGGGCTGTGCGGTACCGTGGTGCTGCAAGAGGGGAGAAGCATCAACCTCCGCAGTCTTTCCTCTGCCTGTATCCGTATCGCCCGGGAGATACCGGGTCTGGCGGATGGCTTGGTGGACCGGCTCTTTCAAAACGGCCGCTATTGCAGCACTCTCATCATCGCTCCGCCGGGCCTTGGCAAGACCACTCTCCTGCGTGACCTGGTGCGCTGCCTATCCGATGGCACCGACGCTCTTCCGGCCCACCGGGTCTCCTTGGTGGACGAGCGGGGGGAGGTGGCGGTGATGCTGGAGGGCCAGCCCCAAATGGAAGTGGGCTGCCACACGGATGTAATGGATTCCTGTCCCAAGTCGGTGGCTATCCCCATGCTCCTGCGCTCTGCCAATCCGCAGATCATTGCCGTTGACGAGATCACCCAGGCCCGGGACCTGGCCGCCATGGAGGAGGCCGCTTACTGCGGCGTCCGCTTTTTGGCCACCCTCCATGCTGACTCCGCCGATGACCTGCATAGGCGGCCCCTGCTGCAAAAGCTGCAAAAAATGCACTTGTTTGAAAAGGCGATCACCATACATATGGCGGATACACTCCGCCGCTATACAATCCGCGACCTATGA
- the spoIIIAC gene encoding stage III sporulation protein AC yields the protein MDVDLIFKIAAVGILVAVLNLVLARSGREEQAMMTTLAGLVVVLMMLVRQISDLFDLIKSLFSL from the coding sequence ATGGATGTTGATCTGATTTTCAAGATAGCTGCCGTAGGAATTTTGGTGGCAGTACTGAACCTGGTCCTGGCTCGCAGCGGACGAGAGGAGCAGGCCATGATGACTACCCTGGCGGGCCTGGTGGTGGTACTGATGATGCTGGTGCGGCAGATCAGCGATCTGTTCGACCTGATCAAGTCGCTTTTTTCCCTGTGA
- a CDS encoding SpoIIIAC/SpoIIIAD family protein, with protein sequence MGKIVALCLIGIVLILLLQKSHPEIAILLALSICGGVLLYSLSGMKAILALLEQMSLAGGLSEDLLRPLVKTVGIALVSRVGAELCRDANQGALATVVETAGAFSAIVVAIPLFTAVWELLRGML encoded by the coding sequence GTGGGAAAGATTGTGGCCCTGTGCCTTATTGGCATCGTGCTGATCCTGCTGCTGCAAAAAAGTCACCCGGAGATTGCCATTCTCCTGGCGCTGTCCATATGCGGTGGAGTTCTGCTGTACAGTCTCAGCGGAATGAAAGCCATTTTGGCCCTGCTGGAGCAGATGTCCCTGGCCGGAGGTCTGTCGGAGGACCTGCTGCGTCCCTTGGTAAAGACCGTGGGCATCGCCCTCGTCAGCCGTGTCGGAGCCGAGCTATGTCGGGACGCAAACCAAGGAGCCTTGGCCACTGTGGTGGAAACCGCCGGGGCTTTCAGCGCCATCGTCGTGGCCATACCGCTTTTCACAGCGGTATGGGAGCTGCTGCGGGGGATGCTGTGA
- a CDS encoding stage III sporulation protein AE, with protein sequence MRKIFLLLVLLWCIVPACASQIPREITDAIPDSARPFLEDTDEADNFTSWNSGLSTLWTRTCKLLASTVQESLGGVILVMSAVLLCSVAEDCFHPLGDGKLLDPVPLVGTLVILLAVGSNMKNLMGLGEETIRELNVFSKALLPTLSAATAAGGGAVSASVRQVATVFFSDLLMSLIHGLLFPMVWVFVALSAADAILPAGRLGGIARGLQKAVTWLLSGGLLLFTGYLSLSGAFATSADGLALRMARSAIGTAIPVVGGIISDAADTILAGAGVLRQSVGVVGTLTVLAICVLPFLKLGIQYLLLKLAAFFAATVAPEPLVRLVSSLSTAFGLVLGMTGAAALLLLISVASSVMMVSV encoded by the coding sequence ATGCGGAAAATTTTCCTTCTGCTTGTGCTGCTCTGGTGCATCGTCCCCGCCTGCGCCAGTCAAATTCCCCGGGAGATTACCGACGCCATCCCCGACAGTGCCCGTCCATTCCTGGAGGATACTGACGAGGCTGATAACTTTACATCCTGGAATAGCGGTCTTTCCACTCTTTGGACTCGTACCTGCAAGCTCCTGGCCAGCACCGTGCAGGAAAGTCTGGGCGGTGTGATCCTGGTAATGTCAGCGGTTCTGCTCTGCTCCGTGGCGGAGGACTGCTTTCATCCCCTGGGCGACGGTAAGCTTCTGGACCCGGTTCCTCTGGTGGGAACTCTGGTCATTCTTCTGGCCGTGGGCAGCAACATGAAAAACCTCATGGGCCTGGGGGAGGAGACTATCCGGGAGCTGAATGTATTCTCCAAGGCTCTGCTGCCCACTCTCTCCGCCGCCACCGCCGCCGGAGGGGGCGCGGTGTCCGCCAGTGTACGCCAGGTAGCTACGGTGTTTTTCTCAGACCTCCTGATGAGCCTTATTCACGGTCTGCTTTTTCCCATGGTTTGGGTATTCGTGGCCTTGTCGGCGGCGGATGCCATCTTGCCGGCCGGTCGTCTGGGCGGCATTGCCCGAGGTTTGCAAAAAGCCGTCACCTGGCTCCTCTCCGGCGGTTTGCTCCTCTTTACCGGGTATCTGTCCCTTTCCGGGGCCTTTGCCACCTCCGCCGACGGCCTGGCTCTGCGTATGGCCCGCTCGGCTATCGGCACCGCCATTCCCGTGGTGGGCGGTATCATCTCCGATGCAGCCGACACCATCCTGGCCGGAGCCGGTGTGCTTCGCCAATCTGTGGGCGTGGTGGGTACTCTTACGGTGCTGGCCATCTGCGTGCTTCCCTTTTTGAAGCTGGGCATTCAATATCTTCTGCTGAAGCTGGCGGCCTTTTTCGCCGCCACCGTGGCCCCGGAGCCGTTGGTGCGGCTGGTCTCCTCCCTGAGTACCGCCTTTGGCCTGGTATTGGGCATGACCGGTGCCGCCGCGCTTTTGCTGCTCATTTCCGTGGCCTCGTCTGTGATGATGGTAAGTGTATGA
- a CDS encoding stage III sporulation protein AF — protein sequence MIESFRVWLIGLLSVSLILTVLSTLLPEGSVKKIAGVTGGLVLLLVVLRGIVRLDLSNIRLSYDSCAREISRQMERYREKNRSQLEELIAHRTAAYISEQAQSLGLSCTPQVQTAWTEEDIPVPTGVILDIPYHAELGEIIERNLGIKAEKQVWSTSEG from the coding sequence ATGATAGAATCCTTTCGTGTATGGCTCATAGGCCTCCTATCCGTCTCCCTGATCCTTACGGTGCTATCCACACTCCTGCCGGAGGGAAGTGTGAAGAAGATCGCCGGGGTCACCGGTGGCCTGGTGCTTCTTTTGGTGGTCCTGCGCGGTATCGTGAGACTGGACCTGAGCAATATCCGGCTCTCCTACGACAGCTGCGCCCGGGAGATATCGCGTCAAATGGAGCGCTACCGGGAGAAAAACAGATCCCAACTGGAAGAACTCATAGCTCACCGCACCGCTGCATATATATCGGAACAGGCACAGTCCCTGGGTCTGTCCTGCACACCCCAGGTGCAAACGGCGTGGACGGAGGAGGATATTCCCGTCCCCACCGGCGTCATCCTGGACATTCCCTATCATGCAGAGCTGGGAGAGATCATAGAAAGGAACTTAGGAATCAAGGCCGAAAAACAGGTCTGGTCAACATCGGAAGGGTAA
- a CDS encoding stage III sporulation protein AG has product MGKVRWSELWKKYKFVLLVVLVGVLLMVLPVSSESKETETSDLQTPRETFDLAETEQRMEAILGKIDGVGKLQLMLTLQSGTRLTLAEDTQSDSGRTTRETLTLNRGSGSQEVVVTNRYYPVYQGAVVVCQGADSSAVRLAITETVQALTGLASDRIQVVKWTS; this is encoded by the coding sequence ATGGGAAAGGTAAGATGGAGCGAGCTATGGAAAAAGTACAAATTTGTTCTGCTGGTGGTGCTGGTGGGCGTATTACTGATGGTGCTGCCGGTATCCTCGGAGTCGAAAGAGACGGAGACAAGCGACCTGCAGACACCCCGGGAAACCTTCGACCTGGCGGAGACGGAGCAGCGTATGGAGGCGATATTAGGCAAGATCGATGGAGTTGGGAAGCTCCAACTGATGCTGACGCTGCAAAGCGGGACCCGCCTGACCCTGGCCGAGGACACCCAAAGCGACTCCGGCCGGACGACCCGGGAAACACTCACCCTGAACCGCGGCAGCGGCAGTCAGGAGGTGGTGGTTACAAATCGCTATTATCCCGTCTATCAGGGCGCGGTGGTGGTGTGTCAGGGCGCCGACAGCAGCGCCGTCCGTCTGGCCATCACCGAAACAGTGCAGGCCCTGACAGGTCTGGCCTCAGATCGGATCCAAGTGGTAAAATGGACATCGTAA
- a CDS encoding SpoIIIAH-like family protein, with protein MKKVWKKRAVVGAVLLFVCAAVYMNWRYAGSLENTSKVLGESTLVSGENQPGGQTDAAPTQATAAEDDYFATARLSRKQARDNAISMLKDASVDENADQSVLNEASQTLQVLAAYTVAESQIENLVTAKGYADCVAFMGAESISVVVDDADGLDAKDVARIVDIVVQETGYTPDQIKVMES; from the coding sequence ATGAAAAAAGTATGGAAAAAGCGAGCCGTGGTGGGAGCGGTGCTCCTGTTTGTCTGCGCTGCGGTCTATATGAACTGGCGCTACGCCGGATCTCTGGAGAATACCTCCAAGGTTCTGGGCGAGTCCACCCTGGTCAGCGGTGAAAATCAGCCGGGCGGCCAAACGGACGCCGCCCCCACCCAGGCCACCGCCGCCGAGGATGATTACTTCGCCACCGCCCGCCTCAGCCGCAAGCAGGCCCGGGACAATGCCATCAGTATGCTTAAGGATGCCTCCGTGGACGAAAACGCAGACCAGTCCGTGCTCAACGAGGCCTCCCAGACCCTTCAGGTCCTGGCGGCCTACACCGTGGCCGAGTCTCAAATTGAGAATCTGGTCACAGCCAAGGGCTATGCCGATTGCGTAGCCTTCATGGGCGCCGAGAGCATCAGCGTTGTGGTGGACGATGCCGACGGTCTGGACGCCAAGGATGTGGCCCGGATCGTTGACATCGTGGTCCAGGAGACCGGTTATACCCCCGATCAAATCAAGGTCATGGAGTCCTGA
- a CDS encoding Asp23/Gls24 family envelope stress response protein — MAENKEYITQQENTGSILISEDVVASIATAAALETEGVSAMLSAAGGDLKPSRKMSAKGVVIEPEDDGLRITLYVMIRYGYVLAEVAGKVQKTVLAALQDMTGFTIRSVNVMIGGICFD, encoded by the coding sequence ATGGCTGAGAATAAAGAATATATCACCCAACAGGAAAATACCGGCTCCATTCTCATTTCCGAGGATGTAGTCGCCTCCATCGCCACAGCGGCCGCCCTGGAGACCGAGGGCGTCAGCGCCATGCTCAGCGCCGCCGGCGGCGACCTTAAGCCCTCCCGCAAGATGTCGGCCAAGGGCGTGGTTATCGAGCCGGAGGACGACGGCCTGCGCATCACGCTTTATGTGATGATCCGCTATGGCTATGTTTTGGCCGAGGTGGCCGGCAAGGTCCAAAAGACCGTCCTGGCCGCCCTGCAGGATATGACGGGCTTTACCATCCGCAGCGTCAATGTTATGATTGGCGGCATCTGCTTCGACTGA
- the nusB gene encoding transcription antitermination factor NusB: MTRNTAREIAVHLAYEWSFSDLPVEEFLDQQLSAETFSDLAPEYELYNEMPNEKQLLYIRRLVSGVSEHAAELDSYIEKYAQGWRFERISLVASAIMRVAMFEMLYMPDIPHGVAINEAVIIAKKYDTPQVAKFVNGILGSFLREEIKE; this comes from the coding sequence ATGACACGAAACACAGCGAGAGAGATAGCCGTACATCTGGCCTACGAGTGGAGCTTTTCAGACCTCCCCGTGGAGGAGTTTCTGGATCAGCAGCTCAGCGCAGAAACTTTTTCCGATCTTGCACCGGAATATGAGCTCTATAACGAGATGCCCAATGAGAAGCAGCTGCTTTACATCCGCCGCCTTGTAAGCGGGGTCAGCGAACATGCTGCCGAGCTGGACTCTTACATTGAGAAATACGCCCAGGGCTGGCGTTTCGAGCGAATCAGTCTGGTGGCCTCGGCCATTATGCGTGTAGCCATGTTCGAGATGCTCTATATGCCCGATATTCCCCACGGCGTAGCCATCAACGAGGCCGTGATCATCGCCAAAAAATACGATACGCCTCAGGTGGCGAAATTCGTTAATGGCATTCTGGGCAGCTTCCTTCGCGAAGAGATCAAGGAATAA